One genomic segment of Bacteroides caccae includes these proteins:
- a CDS encoding glycosyltransferase family 2 protein yields MTNNIPEISFITICYNGFKDTCELIESLQNKIHSIRYETIVVDNASREDEAAKIRERYPSVIAIRSNENKGFSGGNNIGIREAKGKYIFLINNDTYIEQDTISFLIERLESRAEIGGVSPKIRFAFPPQNIQFAGFTPLTPITLRNAGIGFGCPDNGTFDTPHPTPYLHGAAMLVKREVIEKVGLMPEIFFLYYEELDWSTHITRAGYELWYEPRCTVFHKESQSTGQLSKLRTYYLTRNRLLYAWRNLEGSNRWLSIIYQTTLAAGKNGLSFLLKGRPDLLTATIKGISAFIRIPHKKEQK; encoded by the coding sequence ATGACAAACAATATTCCGGAGATATCCTTTATCACGATCTGCTATAACGGGTTCAAAGACACCTGTGAACTGATAGAATCATTGCAAAATAAAATACATTCCATACGTTATGAGACGATCGTGGTAGACAATGCATCACGTGAAGACGAAGCTGCCAAAATACGTGAACGCTACCCCTCCGTCATTGCTATCCGCAGCAATGAAAACAAAGGATTCTCCGGTGGCAATAACATAGGCATCCGAGAAGCAAAAGGGAAATATATCTTTCTGATAAATAATGACACATACATAGAACAGGATACAATCTCTTTTTTGATAGAGCGACTCGAAAGCCGTGCGGAAATAGGAGGTGTATCTCCCAAAATCCGTTTCGCTTTTCCTCCTCAGAATATACAATTCGCAGGGTTCACTCCACTGACCCCTATCACACTGCGCAATGCAGGCATAGGTTTCGGTTGTCCGGACAACGGGACATTCGACACCCCACATCCCACCCCTTATCTGCATGGGGCAGCTATGCTGGTGAAACGCGAAGTGATTGAAAAAGTAGGGCTGATGCCGGAAATATTCTTTCTTTATTATGAAGAACTGGATTGGAGCACCCATATAACACGTGCCGGCTATGAATTATGGTACGAACCGCGTTGCACTGTTTTCCACAAAGAAAGCCAAAGCACCGGGCAGCTAAGCAAATTGCGCACCTACTATCTGACGCGTAACCGCCTGCTCTATGCCTGGCGGAATCTGGAGGGGAGCAACCGCTGGCTTTCTATCATTTACCAGACAACGCTGGCTGCCGGAAAAAACGGACTGTCTTTTTTATTAAAAGGTCGGCCGGATCTCTTAACGGCTACCATAAAAGGTATATCAGCATTCATCCGTATTCCTCATAAAAAAGAACAAAAATGA
- a CDS encoding TolC family protein translates to MKQFIYLFSGLLLLFASTPRVVAQEIGDYSQLNDEDYSKIDLPPLSVLFENAKNNPIYELADAKTAIERKLLQKEKWAFLGFFSLRGSYQYGMFGNESTYTDVAIAPYLTYSTQAQNGYTLGAGVSIPLNDLFDLKGRVSRQRLTLKSAQLEQEIKYDEIKKNIIEMYAMATSQIRVLQMKSESLILANVQYEISEKNFANGTIESADLSTDKERQSQAREAYEKSKYELTKSLMILEVISRTPIIRK, encoded by the coding sequence ATGAAGCAATTTATATATCTTTTTTCGGGATTACTACTTTTGTTTGCCTCTACCCCCCGTGTAGTTGCGCAAGAAATCGGCGACTATTCTCAACTGAATGACGAAGATTATAGTAAGATAGATCTTCCTCCCCTGTCCGTTCTATTCGAAAATGCCAAAAACAATCCTATCTATGAGTTGGCAGACGCTAAAACAGCAATAGAGCGTAAATTATTACAAAAGGAAAAATGGGCATTTCTCGGCTTCTTCAGTTTGAGGGGAAGTTATCAATATGGTATGTTCGGCAACGAATCTACCTATACAGATGTGGCGATAGCCCCCTACCTCACCTATTCTACTCAGGCGCAAAACGGTTATACGCTGGGGGCAGGTGTCAGCATTCCGTTAAATGATTTATTTGATCTCAAAGGACGTGTCAGCCGACAAAGGCTTACACTGAAAAGCGCGCAACTGGAGCAGGAAATCAAATACGATGAGATTAAGAAAAACATTATTGAGATGTATGCCATGGCCACTTCGCAGATAAGAGTTCTTCAAATGAAAAGTGAAAGCCTGATTCTTGCCAATGTACAATACGAAATATCCGAAAAGAACTTTGCCAACGGAACCATAGAATCGGCCGATCTGTCAACAGATAAAGAAAGACAGTCACAAGCCCGTGAAGCATACGAAAAGAGTAAATATGAGTTAACAAAAAGCCTGATGATACTCGAGGTTATTTCACGTACCCCCATTATACGAAAATAA
- a CDS encoding glycosyltransferase family 2 protein: protein MITILHIAEIILYIILAFNTGYLLLFAIASKFCRPRIYPRTAPGTKFAVLFPAYKEDKVIIPAIYSFLQQDYPRELYDIIVISDQMQESTNEALRQLPVRLLIADYTDSSKAKAMSLAMNATADIPYDAVVIMDADNTAGTSFLSELNPVFQSGARAVQAHRTAKNTNTDIAVLDAASEEINNSIFRSGHIALGLSSALIGSGMALEACWFRQHIHLLETAGEDKEMEALLLKQRIHIEYLEHVYVKDEKTQKKEGIKNQRKRWIAAQFDSLVRTLPDFPKELLRGNIDYCDKVFQWTLLPRIILIFCTFFFTILVTLVSPYSSIKWWILAFALFLALFTAIPGHLLNKQLLRAIFQLPSLLLGIASNLFKLKGVNKKFIHTEHGN from the coding sequence ATGATAACCATACTACACATTGCAGAAATTATACTCTACATAATCCTGGCCTTCAACACAGGTTACCTGTTATTGTTTGCCATAGCGTCAAAGTTCTGCCGCCCCCGTATCTATCCTCGCACGGCTCCCGGGACCAAGTTTGCTGTGCTCTTTCCTGCCTATAAAGAAGACAAGGTCATTATCCCCGCCATTTATTCCTTCTTACAGCAAGATTACCCACGGGAATTATATGACATTATCGTGATTTCCGACCAGATGCAGGAAAGCACGAACGAAGCTCTGCGACAATTGCCTGTCCGCCTACTGATAGCGGACTATACCGACAGTTCGAAAGCCAAAGCAATGAGTCTGGCAATGAACGCCACCGCAGACATACCATACGACGCAGTGGTCATTATGGACGCGGACAATACTGCCGGTACAAGTTTTCTATCCGAACTCAACCCTGTTTTTCAGTCAGGAGCCAGAGCCGTTCAGGCACACCGCACCGCGAAAAACACCAATACGGATATTGCCGTTCTCGATGCGGCCAGTGAAGAAATCAACAACTCAATATTCCGCAGCGGGCACATCGCACTCGGACTGTCTTCTGCCCTTATCGGTTCAGGCATGGCATTGGAAGCCTGTTGGTTCCGCCAACATATACACCTGCTCGAAACGGCAGGAGAGGATAAGGAAATGGAAGCCCTCCTGCTCAAACAGCGCATCCATATAGAATATCTGGAACACGTCTACGTGAAAGACGAAAAGACCCAAAAGAAAGAAGGAATCAAAAACCAGCGCAAACGCTGGATAGCTGCCCAATTTGACTCATTAGTACGGACACTTCCCGACTTTCCAAAAGAGCTACTGCGCGGCAATATAGACTATTGTGACAAAGTTTTTCAATGGACACTGCTGCCCCGTATCATCCTGATCTTCTGCACATTTTTTTTCACCATACTAGTCACCCTGGTTTCCCCCTATTCAAGCATTAAATGGTGGATACTCGCTTTTGCTTTATTTCTTGCACTGTTTACGGCAATCCCCGGACATTTACTGAACAAGCAACTCTTACGGGCAATCTTCCAGCTACCGTCCTTACTGCTCGGCATTGCAAGTAATCTGTTCAAATTAAAAGGAGTTAACAAAAAATTTATACATACCGAGCATGGCAATTAA
- a CDS encoding glycosyltransferase yields MAINVLEVIRQGQVGGGESHLLDLIAGFDNRVNPIVLSFTGGQMIDALTQRGVKCHVVNTSHPFDVRITRQIKELILRENIQLIHAHGSRAASNVAFIARKLHIPMVYTVHGWSFHQDQSFFIKRLRAWSEKIICKLSKEVICVSESNRITGQKTFGLKHSIVIENGINLTKFNPHREFSNLRNEFGFTDEDFVIGFVGRITLQKAPLDFVKSIALARQKDKRIKALLVGQGDMEEETKEAIRLYGMEKHIRTSPFRSDVPDVLHAIDVFCLPSLWEGLSIALLEAMAMKKALVVTPTDGTKEVITHQQSGLIVDFGKPEELAECYLAYLHHPEWKEDYGVTAMSTIQERFNSRRVSQQVTEVYYDILR; encoded by the coding sequence ATGGCAATTAACGTATTAGAAGTAATCAGACAAGGTCAGGTAGGTGGTGGCGAGTCTCACCTCCTCGATCTCATAGCAGGATTCGACAACCGTGTCAATCCCATTGTCCTATCATTCACAGGCGGACAAATGATTGACGCGCTCACGCAAAGAGGAGTCAAGTGCCACGTTGTCAACACCTCTCACCCATTTGACGTACGCATCACCCGGCAGATCAAAGAGCTGATTCTCAGAGAGAACATACAACTGATCCATGCCCACGGAAGTCGTGCCGCATCCAATGTCGCTTTTATAGCCCGGAAGCTACACATCCCCATGGTATATACCGTTCACGGGTGGAGTTTTCACCAAGACCAGTCGTTTTTCATCAAACGCCTCCGGGCATGGAGTGAAAAAATAATATGCAAGTTGAGCAAAGAAGTAATCTGTGTCTCGGAAAGTAACCGGATTACCGGGCAGAAAACTTTCGGATTAAAACATTCGATCGTCATAGAAAACGGCATTAACCTGACAAAGTTCAACCCCCACCGGGAGTTCAGCAATCTCCGCAACGAGTTCGGGTTTACCGACGAGGATTTCGTGATAGGCTTTGTGGGCAGGATCACCTTGCAGAAAGCTCCTTTGGACTTCGTAAAGAGTATCGCTCTTGCACGGCAGAAAGACAAAAGAATAAAGGCGCTATTAGTGGGTCAGGGTGACATGGAAGAAGAGACTAAAGAAGCAATTCGCCTGTATGGAATGGAAAAACACATCCGGACCTCACCTTTTCGCAGTGACGTACCGGATGTATTGCACGCTATCGATGTTTTTTGCTTACCCAGCTTATGGGAGGGACTTTCCATTGCCCTGCTCGAAGCTATGGCAATGAAAAAAGCGTTGGTAGTAACCCCGACAGACGGTACCAAAGAGGTTATCACTCACCAGCAAAGCGGGTTAATAGTAGACTTCGGCAAACCGGAAGAATTGGCAGAATGCTATTTGGCTTATCTTCATCATCCCGAATGGAAAGAAGATTACGGAGTCACAGCTATGTCCACCATTCAGGAACGTTTCAATAGCCGGCGAGTATCACAGCAGGTTACAGAAGTCTACTATGACATTCTCCGATGA
- a CDS encoding O-antigen ligase family protein, translating to MNNRIVTFHILLAAQFALVAANIIMNIKIGLFSMILILLLTTTCLIQLNNDEQTNWKPGRNIMTYLFVAWFLFYFLELLNPNNVMEAWNINITPYTLIGLICAFIVPIVIRTKKDIELLLIVWSVFVIIFTIKGYWQKSHGFSSKDLYFLFSMGGARTHIIWSGIRYFSCFTDAANYGVHCAMATVVFTISAFFVDSKWKRIYFLCIAMGGLYGVGISGTRAAMGVIMGGMLMITILAKNWKALLAGIFVSIGVFCFFYFTNIGSGNQYIHKMRSSFHPTEDASYNVRVENRQRMKELMIKKPIGYGIGLSKSGHFNSKEQMPYPPDSWLVSVWVETGIVGLILYLGIHGTLFAWCSWILMFKVRNKSLRGLVAAWLCMDAGFFIAAYVNDVMQYPNQLPVYIGFALCFAAPHIDKRISEEENTQSVSTPETDEQI from the coding sequence ATGAATAACAGGATAGTAACTTTTCATATTCTGCTTGCCGCACAGTTTGCACTGGTTGCGGCAAACATTATAATGAATATCAAGATAGGTCTTTTTTCCATGATACTTATCTTGTTGTTAACGACTACTTGCCTGATACAGCTTAACAATGACGAGCAAACAAACTGGAAGCCCGGACGAAACATAATGACATATTTGTTTGTAGCCTGGTTCCTATTCTATTTTCTGGAATTACTGAATCCCAACAATGTAATGGAGGCATGGAATATCAACATCACCCCATATACACTCATAGGCCTGATATGTGCCTTTATAGTTCCGATAGTTATTCGTACCAAAAAAGACATCGAACTGCTACTGATCGTATGGTCTGTATTCGTCATCATATTTACAATCAAAGGATATTGGCAGAAAAGCCATGGTTTCAGTTCCAAGGACCTTTATTTTTTATTTTCAATGGGAGGTGCCCGAACCCATATCATCTGGTCGGGCATCCGCTATTTCTCCTGCTTTACAGATGCGGCAAATTACGGCGTACATTGCGCTATGGCAACCGTAGTTTTCACCATTAGCGCATTTTTCGTAGACTCAAAATGGAAACGCATCTACTTTCTGTGCATTGCAATGGGAGGGCTCTACGGAGTGGGAATCTCCGGAACCAGAGCAGCCATGGGAGTTATCATGGGCGGAATGCTGATGATAACCATTTTGGCCAAAAATTGGAAAGCGCTGTTGGCAGGCATCTTTGTCTCTATCGGAGTTTTTTGTTTTTTCTATTTCACTAACATAGGAAGCGGCAACCAATACATCCATAAAATGCGTTCTTCTTTCCACCCAACCGAAGACGCCTCCTACAATGTGCGTGTCGAGAATCGACAAAGGATGAAAGAATTGATGATAAAGAAACCCATTGGTTACGGTATCGGGCTGTCTAAATCAGGCCATTTCAATTCAAAAGAGCAGATGCCCTATCCTCCTGATTCATGGTTGGTCAGTGTATGGGTAGAAACAGGGATTGTCGGACTGATTCTTTATCTCGGCATACACGGCACCCTTTTCGCCTGGTGCTCCTGGATACTGATGTTTAAGGTACGCAATAAAAGCCTGCGGGGACTCGTAGCGGCCTGGCTCTGCATGGACGCAGGGTTCTTTATAGCCGCCTATGTCAATGATGTGATGCAATATCCCAACCAGTTGCCTGTCTATATAGGCTTTGCCCTCTGTTTTGCCGCACCGCATATAGACAAGCGTATCAGTGAAGAAGAAAACACCCAATCAGTATCCACCCCAGAAACCGACGAGCAAATATGA
- a CDS encoding HU family DNA-binding protein, with translation MATVTVVRYKRRKRIGDEKSPMVYALKLKSGEAKIYSIETLAREIESIGSLSVEDVSHVMKSFVRAMKKVLVAGDKVKVDGLGIFYTTLTCPGVEQEKDCTVKNISRVNLRFKVDNSLRLANDSTATTRGGENNVSFELYTEKKAASEGEGGGSGSEEPGKGEGGSGGGVTPDPSI, from the coding sequence ATGGCAACAGTAACTGTGGTGCGCTACAAGCGCAGAAAACGAATTGGAGATGAGAAGTCGCCAATGGTGTATGCTCTCAAACTCAAGTCCGGAGAGGCGAAAATCTATTCAATCGAGACGCTGGCGCGTGAAATCGAGTCAATCGGGTCGCTTTCGGTGGAAGACGTGTCGCACGTCATGAAATCTTTCGTCCGTGCGATGAAGAAGGTCTTGGTGGCAGGCGATAAGGTGAAAGTGGACGGGCTGGGGATTTTTTACACCACGCTGACCTGTCCCGGTGTGGAGCAGGAGAAGGACTGCACGGTGAAGAATATTTCTCGTGTCAATCTCCGTTTCAAGGTTGACAATTCGCTGCGCCTTGCCAACGACAGCACGGCGACTACGCGTGGAGGGGAGAATAATGTGTCGTTCGAGTTGTATACCGAGAAGAAGGCCGCTTCCGAAGGAGAAGGAGGTGGCTCCGGTTCCGAGGAGCCCGGCAAGGGAGAGGGCGGTTCCGGTGGCGGGGTGACTCCGGATCCGTCTATCTAG
- a CDS encoding BamA/TamA family outer membrane protein: MWLAVLPISFTLAQTDRTIVKNDEVQGSMNSMSAGEILPTDTTPTLSKRELRRERVAKRNLHYNILGGPSYTPDFGLLVGGSALMTFRMNPSDTTQRRSIVPMAIALMFKGGLNLMTKPQLFFKGDRFRIFGTFSYKNTIENFYGIGYSTNKDYPRGEDTSEYRYSGIQVNPWFLFRLGKSNFFAGPQIDLNYDKITKPAAGMIEQPSYIAAGGTEHGYTNFSSGLGFLLTYDTRDVPANAYRGTYLDFRGMMYSKVFGGDDNFYRLEIDYRQYKTVGRRKVVAWTVQTKNVFGDVPLTKYALSGTPFDLRGYYMGQFRDKSSHVIMAEYRQMINTDKSTWVKRMLNHVGYVAWGGCGFMGPTPGKIEGVLPNLGLGLRIEVQPRMNVRLDYGRDMVNKQNLFYFNMTEAF; encoded by the coding sequence ATGTGGTTGGCAGTTCTGCCCATCAGCTTTACATTAGCCCAAACAGATCGCACGATAGTAAAAAACGACGAAGTGCAAGGTTCTATGAATTCAATGTCTGCTGGTGAAATTCTCCCGACAGATACCACTCCCACCCTTTCCAAACGTGAACTACGACGTGAACGTGTAGCCAAGAGAAATCTTCACTATAATATATTGGGCGGTCCCAGTTACACACCAGATTTTGGCTTGTTGGTAGGCGGTAGCGCTTTAATGACATTCCGGATGAATCCCAGCGATACTACCCAGCGGCGTTCGATCGTCCCTATGGCGATTGCCCTGATGTTTAAAGGCGGTCTGAACCTGATGACCAAGCCGCAGCTTTTCTTCAAAGGTGACCGTTTCCGTATCTTCGGTACCTTCTCCTACAAAAATACGATTGAGAACTTCTATGGCATCGGATATAGCACCAACAAAGACTATCCTCGCGGAGAAGACACCAGCGAATACCGTTACAGCGGCATTCAGGTGAATCCGTGGTTTCTGTTCCGTCTGGGAAAAAGCAACTTCTTTGCAGGCCCTCAGATTGATTTGAATTATGATAAGATCACGAAACCCGCCGCCGGAATGATCGAGCAACCTTCGTATATTGCAGCCGGAGGGACAGAGCACGGATACACAAATTTTAGTTCGGGGCTCGGATTCTTATTGACGTACGACACACGTGATGTTCCGGCAAATGCTTACCGGGGAACATATCTTGATTTTCGCGGAATGATGTATAGCAAAGTATTCGGAGGTGATGACAATTTTTACCGTTTAGAGATCGATTACCGTCAATATAAGACTGTCGGCAGACGCAAGGTGGTTGCCTGGACGGTACAGACTAAGAACGTCTTCGGAGATGTTCCACTGACGAAATATGCACTCAGCGGAACCCCTTTTGATCTTCGCGGATATTATATGGGACAGTTTCGCGACAAGTCCTCTCATGTAATAATGGCTGAATATCGTCAGATGATAAACACGGACAAAAGCACGTGGGTGAAAAGAATGCTGAATCATGTAGGTTATGTAGCATGGGGAGGATGCGGATTCATGGGTCCTACGCCTGGCAAGATAGAAGGTGTGCTTCCTAACCTCGGATTGGGGTTGCGCATCGAAGTCCAACCTCGTATGAATGTGCGTCTCGACTACGGCAGAGACATGGTGAACAAACAGAATTTGTTCTATTTCAATATGACGGAGGCATTTTAA
- a CDS encoding N-acetylmuramoyl-L-alanine amidase, producing the protein MRKIDLIVIHCSATRADRDFTEEDLEVCHRRRGFNGVGYHFYIRKNGSIKTTREIERIGAHAKGHNLNSIGICYEGGLDCHGRPADTRTEWQIHSMNVLILTLLRDYPGCRICGHRDLSPDLNGNGEIEPEEWVKACPCFDVTKEWR; encoded by the coding sequence ATGAGGAAGATTGACCTGATTGTGATCCACTGTTCCGCCACCAGGGCGGACAGGGATTTCACGGAAGAAGATTTGGAGGTGTGCCACCGCCGCCGTGGTTTCAACGGTGTGGGGTATCATTTCTACATCCGTAAGAACGGGAGCATCAAGACGACGCGGGAGATTGAACGGATAGGTGCGCACGCCAAGGGACACAACCTGAATAGTATCGGTATTTGCTATGAGGGCGGCCTCGACTGCCACGGACGTCCTGCCGACACCCGCACTGAATGGCAGATTCATTCGATGAATGTACTCATCCTCACGCTGTTGCGCGACTATCCCGGTTGCCGCATCTGCGGACACCGGGACTTGAGCCCCGACCTGAACGGGAACGGGGAGATCGAGCCGGAGGAATGGGTGAAGGCTTGCCCGTGCTTCGACGTGACGAAGGAATGGAGGTAA
- a CDS encoding GumC family protein gives MNFVISTIQTLFRHRWLLLIGTTLFTLSVIYYTRHMQGGYDVKATLYTGVASGYNLESDKRTDWATVQNSMDNLISIMQAESTLKRVCLRLFARVLIQGNPDRETNGITVSSYTTTYNHLKNSPNGNEILKLIDKSSEDKTVSNLEKYMRPHKENYIYGLFYYIHPFYSYNALKNIKVQRRLTSDLLDISYSSSDPGIAYNTVSILMDEFVEEYRRIRYGETDKVIKYFDEELKRIGKKLSTEEEDLTKYNVEKRVINYLDETKEIAAINKEYALREQDAMFALNSSRSMLDELERHMDSNAKQIIKNMEFVGKIKEASDITGRISEVEAMSDSNNKDITALNNNKKRLSELKKELSELTDAYVGHKYSKEGVLRTNIIDQWLEQTLLYEKAKAELLIAQNSRQELNERYVFFAPVGTTIKQKERMINFTERNYLTVLHSYNEALLRKKNLEMTSATLKVLNEPTYPISPHSTNRKQIVIAACIGSFLIIVALLLLIEMLDRTLRDAGRTKRVTGYKVVGAVPSLSASRYGGLTKTYVQHSASELTNSLLRFLDKRKSPGVFIINLFSINEDSDEETIGNLVCGYMQSRMLNTRFITHGVDFNTNSTQYLLAKNITDFYTLQGEDILIVAYPPLSESSIPSALLHDANANILIASANHGWKTFDKQLCDQLMVQLGTTDVPFRICLTNAGRGAVEDFTGQLPPYTLLRKIGYHLSQLSLTEKIIFNFKNKTKEVEDEDDE, from the coding sequence ATGAATTTTGTTATCTCTACCATACAGACTTTATTCCGCCACCGGTGGTTATTGCTGATTGGAACCACCCTCTTCACTCTATCAGTCATCTATTATACACGCCACATGCAGGGCGGATATGATGTAAAGGCCACTCTGTACACCGGGGTCGCTTCAGGATATAATCTGGAAAGTGACAAGCGGACAGACTGGGCTACCGTACAAAATTCAATGGACAATCTGATCAGTATCATGCAAGCTGAAAGTACACTAAAACGAGTGTGCCTGCGACTATTTGCCAGAGTTCTTATCCAAGGAAATCCGGACAGGGAAACCAATGGTATTACTGTTTCCAGTTATACCACCACATATAACCATTTAAAAAACAGTCCGAACGGGAATGAAATTCTAAAGCTGATAGACAAATCAAGCGAAGACAAAACAGTCTCCAATCTGGAAAAATATATGCGGCCGCATAAAGAGAACTATATTTACGGCCTGTTTTACTATATTCATCCGTTTTATAGCTATAATGCCCTGAAAAATATAAAAGTACAGCGCCGCCTGACCAGCGATCTGCTGGACATCAGCTACTCATCCAGCGACCCGGGTATCGCATACAACACAGTAAGTATCTTAATGGATGAGTTTGTGGAAGAATATCGCCGTATCCGTTATGGAGAGACCGACAAAGTTATCAAATACTTTGATGAAGAACTGAAAAGGATCGGGAAGAAACTTAGTACAGAAGAAGAAGACTTAACTAAATACAACGTAGAAAAACGCGTCATCAATTATCTTGATGAAACGAAGGAAATAGCCGCTATCAACAAAGAATACGCATTGAGAGAGCAGGACGCAATGTTTGCATTAAACAGCAGCAGGTCCATGCTCGACGAATTAGAACGGCACATGGACAGCAACGCCAAACAGATAATTAAAAACATGGAGTTTGTCGGAAAAATAAAAGAAGCTTCCGATATAACAGGAAGAATCTCGGAGGTCGAAGCAATGTCCGATTCCAATAATAAAGACATTACTGCTCTCAATAACAACAAGAAGCGATTGAGTGAACTTAAAAAAGAGCTAAGCGAACTGACAGATGCCTATGTAGGACATAAATACAGCAAAGAAGGTGTTTTGCGAACAAACATCATCGACCAGTGGCTCGAACAAACCCTGTTATATGAAAAGGCCAAAGCCGAACTGCTAATTGCACAGAACTCGCGCCAAGAGCTGAACGAGCGATACGTATTCTTTGCACCGGTAGGTACTACGATCAAACAGAAAGAGCGTATGATTAACTTTACCGAGCGCAACTATCTAACCGTATTGCACAGCTATAACGAGGCCTTATTAAGAAAGAAAAATTTGGAAATGACCTCCGCTACACTGAAGGTGCTGAATGAACCGACCTATCCGATCTCGCCCCATTCAACAAACCGGAAACAAATCGTCATAGCTGCGTGTATAGGCAGTTTTTTAATAATTGTTGCCTTATTGCTGCTAATAGAAATGCTTGACAGAACATTGCGAGATGCCGGTCGCACCAAGCGAGTGACGGGATATAAAGTGGTAGGTGCTGTCCCCAGCCTTTCGGCTTCCCGCTACGGAGGGCTGACCAAGACCTACGTGCAACATTCCGCAAGTGAGCTGACCAATTCGCTGCTTCGTTTTCTGGACAAACGGAAATCTCCGGGTGTATTCATCATCAATTTGTTCAGTATCAATGAAGATTCCGATGAAGAAACAATAGGCAACCTTGTCTGCGGATATATGCAAAGCCGTATGTTGAATACAAGATTTATCACCCACGGAGTGGATTTCAACACCAATTCCACTCAATATTTGTTAGCTAAGAACATCACAGACTTCTACACTTTACAAGGAGAAGACATCCTGATAGTTGCCTATCCGCCGTTATCGGAGAGCAGCATACCCAGTGCACTGTTGCACGATGCCAATGCCAACATCCTGATAGCTTCGGCGAATCATGGTTGGAAAACATTCGACAAACAGCTTTGTGACCAGCTTATGGTCCAGCTGGGAACAACAGATGTTCCGTTCCGTATCTGCCTGACCAATGCCGGACGGGGAGCAGTAGAAGATTTCACCGGTCAGCTGCCACCGTATACGTTATTACGTAAAATCGGTTATCATCTCAGCCAATTATCATTAACTGAAAAAATCATATTCAACTTCAAGAATAAGACCAAAGAAGTAGAAGACGAAGACGATGAATAA